The sequence TGTGTCATGACCAACTTTAGAAGCAAATTTTTTAGCCTTAtcaagaaatttaaatttcttataaaaatcatACTATAACGTGATTACGCTCATGTACGagataaacaacaaaaatatgaatgaagCAAGTACACTAAAAACATAGTGTTTTTTTAAGCATAAGTCAACATTTGTGCATCCTCCACAAGCCACctagagatatatatatattttaaatattcctATGGCATTTAAgcatcttataaaaataaatgaatgcatttaatattttaatgtgtgaaacaaatgaagtaaaattaTGATGACTTGTACCAATGATAGggtataatataaaaataaaataatcatcattaaaataagaataataatattaatagtatagataataatactaataataatcataataataggTATGTTAACATTAGTACTAGTACtagtacaaaataataaaattatttaactaaaatttatttttattaatcataatataaataatagtaGTACATAGAAATGGCCTTAATATAATAATGCCAAATCTTAATGCTTCTTTTTCCTTCATGATCAAAATATGAAtgcttcttttttcctttttcctaaaCTGACAGAAGCTCCTGTGGAGTCTCTTAGAAGGTGAACTTTTCTGCTAGATAAAATACGAAGAAAGGGGAGGGAAAGGAAATCCAATATAAAGACAGGGTGAAGGTGATGGGGGAAAAGAGAATTGAAGGATGAAATGGAAGTGGGTATCAACTTTGTAAATGCCCCATCCATTCACCAACTTCATCAGCGCAAAACTAAAGCAAAAGGAAGGGGAGATTATGGAAGGCCAAAACGTGGGCGGCAGGATTCGAACCTGCGCGGGCAGAGCCCACATGATTTCTAGTCATGCCCGATAACCACTCCGGCACGCCCACTTGATGCTTAATTggagataaaaattttatttgttgataaGGACAGAAGAATTAAAGCCACTTCCCTTTGGGAGATTCTGGAATTTAAAAGGGACCCGCAAATATTCACTAGAAAATGGGGATCTGAAGACTGAATTGACACGAAGACGTCATCCCATCAATAGAGGAAAAAAGGAATAACGAAGACTAAAAACCTCAATGAtggtaatttgatttttaggtCAGAAGAAAAGACTCGTCCTAGACCAAGTCGACTGATTAAGGGTCCACTCACTCACCGTCCAAAATCAGCGTTCAGTTCATGAGATGATATATCTTCGGAGCACAAAAATCCCACATTGAAACTGCTAAATCAAACATTACCCACTTGGAATGTCTTCTTGCTGAATGAAAATTCAGTGCAgtagaaaattgaaaaactttgtCAACCTAGCTAGCTAAGTTGCTAGCCTATTTCGTCCCAGCCTAGTATACATGGATGCAGTATATTAAAGGGTTTGATTCATTTCAAGAGTAGAAATAACATAACGCatagaaagaaggaaaaaacaaaaaaaaaaaagaaagaaagaaagggtaATTGGACCAGCGACTCATTGTCAGGAATGGCAGCCCCACCACCACCCCGTCAATAATAAAAGAAGACAGGCAAGTTTTGGGCAAAGGCAACATGAGATAGAGGCGTCTGAAAATGAATGTGACCAATAACGCAGAATAGAATCAATTGCGCGTGAGCGGCAGGATTCGAACCTGCGCGGGCAGAGCCCACATGATTTCTAGTCATGCCCGATAACCACTCCGGCACGCCCACGTGTTGCTCTCACCTGCTCATCTTTTTCATATTCATTAAAGAGTCCAAGATATAGAAACGAACAGAAACAACGTACCTTGCTATATTAAGAAACTTCTTCGGGAAAATTATTTGTCTTAATCTCATCAAATCTGTAAAACTTAACCAATCAGTAATAATCTCTCCTGCTGGTAGGCTGCGAGGTTGTTCGAGAATTTCTTAGAAAAAGGACAGACTCCACACTAATGTTCTGGCATGGAATTCTTTTTCTCCGATAAGGAAGTTGGTGATTTTATCACTTCCGCACCTCCAACTATACCATGGCCATACACGCGGCACAGCCACCATGGATTGGACAGCTTCCATATATGCATGCCAGTATGCTTTCACATTATCACAAACCTTttgcaaatataaaaaaaaaaaggaagaatcagTGAGCTTCTGGCTAAGATTCATCGCCTTGGCCATATATGAATCCCACTGTTGTTGTAGTTATCTGATATCATGGCCTTAATCAGTGGCTTTCTTTTTTTGCTGCACCATAGACATGGCGTAGTCCTATCGACTGTTGCACCTTAATTGACTTGCCATCTACCTGTAATTATGGTTTGTAtacctcaaaattttcttaaggaaaatCATTAGTTGATTAAGGTCGTGGGGTTTTCGAGAGAAGATTTGACGGAAGTGGATATGAGAAAATGGTTGCATGCCCCACATGAAGAAATTAAAAGGTGCTGCTTGTGGAAGATACCAAGCTCATGTGCACCATTCCTTCAGCCTACTTGTAATGGTCCTAAAGCAGATCAGCCAATTCTTTTTTGGGCAACTTTTGATCTGCAAACACAGGCCATATGGTCACATGCTCTTTGGGGTGCCTAAAGAGATGATGAGTTTAAAAGAATAATGGTCTGGTCCTATGAATGTCAACCGTGTTTCAAAAGCAGTAGGTGTTTGAAGATTCTCTTTCCGGCATACCTATCAAACACGACAAACAATTGGTGGAGAAGGCAGGCATGTATGTGTTTGATATAATGCTAGGGCCTAGGGTCGCATGACTCGGCGCCACAACACATGTCACATGAGAACTAGTGCAATGATCATTATTCATTATGCCAATGTAGTTTGGTTGAATGCTCAAGTGGGGTGCCCCTGTGACCCCGTCCTTTTCACGGGCTTGGACCCATAAACCCATAAGCCATTAGGCAATGGGTCCCTGAGAAAAAATGGGACTTTTGGTGTGTCTCTAGTCAATACCTCTTAAGTACAAGCTTCAAACTACCATGCTTCACACAAGGCATACAGGTACAGCCTTATCAACTCTACATTTGACTTGGGAAGAGAAAAAAGTAAGACATGCACCTTCATCTTCCACTCAAACCATTGTGGTGCATCGGTTATGGGGTTTACCTCTCACTTCTTTTGTCTCaatccattgaaggagaaattTGCATTCATTTCACTGATGGTTTGTGTAGTGGCAATGAGGGTCCTTCAAAGCAACACAGATCTTTTAATGCTGATAGGGAAGGGTCGTCGAGGGCCGGAAAGATGGcatcttattttattgattatagGAATAAGCTAAAAAAGAtgcaccttttcttttttgtcatttttcttttgcattgtctAGTTAAAGAAGGCACTTTTCCACCCCTAAGCCATTTTAATACATGGATTCATTCATAAAGATGCATACCTAAATCGGATATACATTAAAGAAGTTGAGTGTAAGTTTTTTAGGCCTAAAAGGGAACAATAAGCCTAACCCATAAACACAGGGTCCTTAGGGACAGACGATGCTGCtcaaatatttaacaatatCACCTAGAAAGGTTGATCACGCTTGCCCTCACTTTTGCAATCAAATCCCATCCGCCAAGTAGGAATTATTCTGTCAGGACTCATCAGGACTAATTCCATCCCTTGGATCGGGTAGAAATTATCCGGTCCTAATTCCAACATATAAAATTGGATTATCAGAGAGATGATGGAGGCTTGtcacctttttttctttgtcacTGTCAGTGGCATATGTAATCAGTAGCTACACATATGGAGATATTAAAGGGTCAAATCGTTCATGTCTGACCATATATCACATGGATCGATTTTGTGACCAAATTTGTATCAAGCGATAAGCACAAAcaaaatttgtaaattaaaGGAATGTGGAGATGAAGGGCAGTATTCTGCTTACAACTCCCTATCCtagaattgattttgaaattgattctcCTACTTTTATATGTTgcatagaaattaaatttattcctAGGGGTTTCAAGTAGTTAGTCATGGCATTAAGTATTCATGTTATGGCATGCAAATGATCTAAGTCAAACTCAATTTAACCTTCAATTTTATGTCAAggccaaaaaatttaaaaataaaaataaaaattggagaatAGGGTTTTGAGGATGGTGAAAGCGAgggttttttaaatttttaaatccgATAAAAGAATTTAGTTTGCAaagtcaaatatgaaaaacatttttttgattTATGTACAAAGCAAAagttttagaagtatttttcatatttttaattactagcaaaatatattttaaaaaataactgaaaaaccctaaaattatttttaaaaacaacatatttttaaaataaattttcgaaAAACTGTTTTATTAAAAGTTTGTGAATATGagatagaaaactatttttaagaataatttccaaacaaaacttTAGCTTCACAAAAAGTTGGGTTCAAGTGAATCTAGTCCTGTGATAAACCAAAAGTTATGGGCCCGTCTGAGGACGAACAATTACTAGAGATTGCGCGGtccattttacatgttttttcaCTAAGCCCAATTTGAGATCGAGCTGAAGAAATAGGGGCCCAAATATTTTTTGGGTACAAACGGAGCCATTACGTTGATGTCCGACGCAAGAGAGCACTGAAGCAGGCTCGACTGAcgctttaatttaaattcaaagcCCAGTCCAAATCCACTCATCAATCAGCCTACacaagtttaaaaaacaaaagggccAACCGCACCCTAAGATGGCCCACCCAAATTTACGGCCCAGATCAGAGAAGGTAAAACCCTAGAAACCCTAGAAACCCCAAAACCCTACAGCCTAGAACCTTCTACTACCCTCAAGAGTCTGAACCCCGGCTTTAAGAACAGAAGACGAAATCATCTGTGGGAAAGCTGAAAAACCCTAGTCTGAAGCAATGGCGAAGCGTCTGATTCCGACTCTGAACCGAGTTTTGGTGGAGAAGATCATTCCTCCATCCAAAACCTCAGCTGGTATTCTTCTTCCGGAGAAGTCCCCCAGGTACGGTACCCTATTGTCTCCGTATCTTTATATGTCTATGATCAAGGGTTGTGATTGATGGATGTGTTCGATGATTGTGGACAGCTGAACTCTGGGAAAGTGATAGCAGTAGGACCTGGTCTACGTGATAGAGAAGGGAAAGTGATTCCAGTCGGTGTGAAGGAAGGGGACACTGTTCTTTTACCTGAATATGGGGGCTCCCAAATCAAGCTTGACGACAAAGAGTACGTGTCTCTGCCCTCTTCTCATTTCAAGTCTACAGCTGTTTACTTCttttaatttgtattaattATATGTGGTGGGTATTGTGCAGGTTTCATTTGTATAGGGATGAGGACATCCTGGGTACTCTGCATGATTGAGTATTTTTCATGTCTGGAGGCTTCTCGATGGATGctgtaactcattttttttttctatggatGCTGTGAGGGACATTGGAATATGCTAAAGGAGAACATTTTCGCCATTTCTGTGTtcgcttttctttcttttccttcaaattttctgaacTGGAGACTATTTTGGTTAGGCATAACATTGACATTGGTTTAAAGACTTGTGATGGGGTTGTTCCATGAAACGCTGTTTTCTTTAGAAATTAGTTTCTGGGGTCTCCCAACCCTTCATGTCTGAGAAGACAGACAAATAAATCTAGGTTTTTTACTGGGTGAAGAGCTAAGATCACAGAATTTGCCTGTTTGTTGGCCATTATTGCTTCATATGATGAGGATGGATGCAGCCATGGAGGTTGTAAAGCCGCCTAAGAACATCTCCAATCTGCTTTATCAATTCAGTACAAACATTTGATTCCCACAACCTCTGAGGGTTCCCCACCACCTGACCTACTCCTGTGCTTCACATAACGCATCCATCATGAAATGGAATTTAATCTTTAATCCTAAgttggttttaattattttcaagaaccaaTTTGACGTAGGTTTAAATTAAGTTGCAAAACTTGTAAACAatcaattcaatttatttttttgatcttGATTGAAGTATACATTGATCATATACAATCATCGGCTGTGAAATGAATTTTGGTCCACAGATAGACAAATCTTTGCTTTGAATATTTTCTTGCAGTAGCTGCCGACCAGCTGAGGAGCTCAAAGAGGAGGCAAAATCCATCCAAAAAATTCTCAGACTTATAATTGTACCATGGTACCTTCAGGCTGCAGCTAGAGCCAACAACCCCCCTCATAATGCAATGCCCAACTTCAAACTATTCTACTCGATCATCATTATCCTTTCTATTAGAGGTTCTAAGGTTTGACACGATCCCCCAACGCTATTTGATCCCGATCATCATTATCCTTTTTCTATCAGGGGTTGTAAGGTTTGAGGCGATCCCCCAACACTGGTTGGACCCAGTACACTTTTCGTAGTACAATTTCAACCTAACATGTTTTTGATGGGGTTTAGGTTAACAACGATTGAGTTTCAGTTAAATTGGTATCCTACCATACCACAATagcatttaataaataaataatttttcgtGTAATATGCATGGCGTGAATGaacccatttaataattttagaatctaattataattttaaattatttaacttatatttaagGGCTTATTATACTTTATCCCTTAATCTATAATGTG is a genomic window of Vitis riparia cultivar Riparia Gloire de Montpellier isolate 1030 chromosome 1, EGFV_Vit.rip_1.0, whole genome shotgun sequence containing:
- the LOC117918726 gene encoding 10 kDa chaperonin, mitochondrial-like, with product MAKRLIPTLNRVLVEKIIPPSKTSAGILLPEKSPQLNSGKVIAVGPGLRDREGKVIPVGVKEGDTVLLPEYGGSQIKLDDKEFHLYRDEDILGTLHD